A stretch of Longimicrobium sp. DNA encodes these proteins:
- a CDS encoding methyl-accepting chemotaxis protein, whose product MSALRASNEGLRHWSFRRKLVSGLAALCAVAALALAALTWSAASERGIAQRVARQELPGLGLVLNVDRDAHQVVLALHKAAGSPDPAARSRWLDTYAENITQTRERLKTYRALPRVREGSGELLDIADRTRDSLQMLGDEIAALARGGQLAAAAGRLPELEVKLERLRDPLGTLEEGHEADTEALSRRARTAAWVSWAATLASLLLLGLAVGAIAREMERQVTVPITRLVQVAEQLARGDLDVDVGRDRERRDEIGRLSSAMQTTVESEREIARVAARVAAGDLSVRVTPRSAQDRLSAALAEVVESEREMARIAEQIAAGDLTVTVPRRSGEDALSAALTSMVERLATVISDVRTGAEVLSGASGQMTLTAQSLAEGAGDQAAAAQETTASLDEIGATVSRNAAESRVVERNALRAAEEAAAVGNAVQESVAAMHEITQRVSIVEEIAEQTNMLALNAAIEAARAGEQGRGFAVVADEVRKLAVRAQQSAQEIRVLAAGSIETVERSSGLIVALVPTIRLTTEQMQRVADASDEQTASLGHINRAMEQVDQVAQSNAAATEELAATAQELSAQAEALQERVRYFRVAARMG is encoded by the coding sequence ATGTCTGCGCTCCGTGCTTCCAACGAGGGACTCCGCCACTGGTCGTTCCGCCGCAAGCTGGTGAGCGGCCTCGCGGCGCTGTGCGCGGTCGCCGCGCTGGCGCTGGCCGCCCTCACCTGGAGCGCCGCGTCGGAGCGGGGGATCGCGCAGCGGGTCGCTCGCCAGGAGCTCCCCGGACTGGGCCTCGTGCTCAACGTGGACCGCGATGCGCACCAGGTGGTGCTCGCGCTGCACAAGGCGGCCGGCTCGCCCGACCCGGCCGCGCGCTCGCGCTGGCTGGACACATATGCCGAGAACATTACCCAGACGCGTGAGCGACTGAAGACGTACCGGGCTCTCCCCCGGGTGCGCGAGGGGAGTGGCGAGCTCCTCGACATCGCGGACCGTACGCGCGACTCGCTGCAGATGCTTGGCGATGAGATCGCGGCGCTGGCACGCGGGGGCCAGCTCGCCGCGGCCGCCGGACGGCTTCCCGAGCTCGAAGTGAAGCTGGAGCGCCTCAGAGATCCGCTCGGCACCCTGGAGGAAGGGCACGAGGCGGACACCGAAGCCCTCTCTCGCCGTGCGCGGACCGCGGCCTGGGTCTCCTGGGCGGCGACCCTCGCATCCCTCCTCCTGCTGGGCCTTGCGGTCGGCGCGATCGCGCGGGAGATGGAGCGCCAGGTGACCGTGCCCATCACACGACTCGTCCAGGTGGCCGAGCAGCTTGCGCGGGGCGATCTGGATGTGGACGTCGGACGGGACCGCGAACGCCGCGACGAGATCGGCCGCCTCTCCAGCGCGATGCAGACGACGGTGGAGTCGGAGCGCGAGATCGCGCGAGTCGCGGCCCGCGTCGCCGCCGGAGACCTGTCGGTGCGGGTGACGCCGCGCTCCGCGCAGGACCGGCTGAGCGCCGCGCTGGCCGAAGTCGTCGAGTCCGAGCGCGAGATGGCGCGCATCGCGGAGCAGATCGCGGCGGGCGACCTGACCGTCACTGTGCCGCGGCGCTCGGGTGAGGATGCGCTCAGCGCCGCGCTGACTTCGATGGTGGAGCGGCTCGCGACGGTGATCTCCGACGTGCGCACGGGGGCGGAAGTGCTCTCCGGAGCCTCCGGCCAGATGACCCTCACGGCGCAGTCGCTGGCCGAGGGCGCCGGCGACCAGGCCGCGGCGGCCCAGGAAACGACGGCCAGTCTCGACGAGATCGGGGCCACCGTGAGCCGGAACGCGGCGGAGAGCAGGGTGGTGGAGCGCAACGCCCTGCGCGCGGCCGAAGAGGCGGCGGCGGTCGGCAACGCGGTGCAGGAGTCCGTGGCGGCGATGCACGAGATCACGCAGCGGGTGAGCATCGTGGAGGAGATCGCCGAGCAGACGAACATGCTCGCCCTCAACGCGGCCATCGAGGCGGCTCGTGCGGGGGAGCAGGGGCGTGGGTTCGCGGTCGTGGCGGACGAGGTGAGGAAGCTGGCCGTGCGTGCCCAGCAGTCCGCGCAGGAGATCAGGGTGCTGGCCGCGGGCAGCATCGAGACCGTGGAACGCTCGAGCGGGCTGATCGTGGCGCTGGTGCCCACCATCCGCCTCACCACCGAGCAGATGCAGCGCGTCGCCGATGCATCGGACGAGCAGACCGCAAGCCTGGGCCACATCAACCGCGCGATGGAGCAGGTGGACCAGGTCGCCCAATCCAACGCAGCCGCCACCGAAGAGCTCGCCGCCACCGCCCAGGAGCTCTCCGCCCAGGCGGAGGCACTGCAGGAGCGCGTGCGGTATTTCCGAGTCGCGGCGCGGATGGGGTGA
- the carA gene encoding glutamine-hydrolyzing carbamoyl-phosphate synthase small subunit — protein sequence MAAPAVLMLEDGRVFAGESYGAGGTAFGEVVFNTSMTGYQEVLTDPSYTGQLVAMTYPLIGNYGVNPADEESARPQVAGFILHEAPPMHSNWRATEPLHDYLERSGVVAIQGVDTRALTRHIRSRGSMRAAIAPADGAGNALLERILAQPSMAGLDLADEVSTHERYTVTPAGERRYRVLAYDFGVKSNSLQLLADRGCEVTVIPSHTPVEEIVAAGADGLFVSNGPGDPEAVPHALDSIRELGARDTPVFGICLGHQLISRAFGATTYKLLYGHRGGNHPVRRVSDGAVEITSQNHGFAVEGDESGIPGAPGLRVTHVNLNDGTVEGVEHTEQPVFSVQYHPEAAPGPHDSVYLFDRFVDEMERRRNLAGGDA from the coding sequence TTGGCCGCACCTGCCGTGCTCATGCTGGAAGACGGACGCGTATTTGCCGGCGAGTCGTACGGAGCCGGGGGGACGGCGTTCGGCGAGGTGGTGTTCAACACCTCGATGACCGGGTACCAGGAGGTCCTCACCGACCCGTCGTACACCGGCCAGCTCGTGGCGATGACCTACCCGCTGATCGGCAACTACGGCGTCAACCCGGCGGACGAGGAGTCGGCGCGGCCGCAGGTGGCCGGCTTCATCCTCCACGAAGCGCCGCCGATGCACAGCAACTGGCGCGCGACCGAGCCGCTCCACGACTACCTCGAGCGCAGCGGCGTGGTGGCCATCCAGGGCGTCGACACGCGCGCCCTCACCCGCCACATCCGCTCGCGCGGGTCGATGCGCGCCGCCATCGCGCCGGCGGACGGGGCGGGCAACGCGCTCCTGGAGCGCATCCTCGCCCAGCCCTCCATGGCGGGCTTGGACCTGGCGGACGAGGTCTCCACGCACGAGCGCTACACCGTGACCCCCGCGGGCGAGCGGCGCTACCGGGTGCTGGCGTACGACTTCGGAGTCAAGAGCAACTCCCTGCAGCTCCTGGCCGACCGCGGCTGCGAGGTGACGGTGATCCCCTCGCACACGCCCGTGGAGGAGATCGTCGCGGCGGGGGCGGACGGGCTCTTCGTCTCCAATGGCCCCGGCGACCCGGAGGCGGTGCCCCACGCGCTGGACTCCATCCGCGAGCTGGGCGCACGCGACACGCCTGTCTTCGGGATCTGCCTGGGCCACCAGCTCATCTCACGCGCATTTGGGGCGACTACTTACAAGCTTCTGTACGGCCACCGGGGCGGCAACCACCCCGTGCGCCGCGTGAGCGACGGGGCGGTGGAGATCACCTCGCAGAACCATGGTTTCGCGGTGGAGGGAGACGAGAGCGGGATCCCCGGCGCGCCGGGGCTGCGCGTGACCCACGTCAACCTGAACGACGGCACCGTGGAGGGCGTGGAGCACACCGAGCAGCCCGTTTTCTCGGTGCAGTACCACCCCGAGGCGGCGCCGGGGCCGCACGACTCCGTCTATCTCTTTGACCGCTTTGTGGATGAGATGGAGCGCCGC